A genomic window from Nicotiana sylvestris chromosome 11, ASM39365v2, whole genome shotgun sequence includes:
- the LOC138881209 gene encoding uncharacterized protein: MAEYEACILGLNMAIDMNIQELLVIGDSDLLVHQVQGEWDTKNSKILSYLHHVHELRKRITKMEFRHVPRILNEFANALATLSSMIHHPDKNFINPIPMRIHSQPAYCAHVEEETDAKPWFHDIK; encoded by the coding sequence atggcagagtatgaagcctgcatactagggctcaacatggcaatcgacatgaatattcaggaacTGCTGGTTATCGGTGATTCAGatctgcttgtgcaccaggtacaaggagaatgggacaccaagaattccaagatattgtcaTATCTACACCATGTacatgaattgagaaagaggATCACGAAGATGGAGTTTAGGCATGTTCCCAGAATTCTGAACGAGTTTGccaatgcattggccaccttgtcatccatgatacatcATCCTGACAAGAACTTCATCAATCCCATCCCAATGAGGATCCATAGCCAGCCGgcgtattgtgcccatgttgaagaagaaacagacgcaaagccttggtttcatgatatcaaataa